One window from the genome of Blastocatellia bacterium encodes:
- a CDS encoding ATP-binding protein: MRRQRCVVGLTIASDLSYVEVAEQVTAILAHQVGFDDDAAMWISMAIREAVINAIRHGNKEDRSKCVDIQYMINHDSLSVRVSDRGEGFDPTTAPNPLDPENILKPSGRGIFYMKAFMDEVEYSPRPGGGTVVRLTKKKMRQAEPKNVHH, from the coding sequence ATGCGACGCCAACGATGTGTGGTCGGGCTGACCATCGCCAGTGACCTCAGTTACGTCGAAGTCGCCGAGCAGGTCACAGCCATCCTTGCTCATCAGGTGGGATTCGACGATGATGCGGCGATGTGGATCAGCATGGCCATCCGCGAGGCCGTCATCAACGCCATCCGCCACGGAAATAAGGAAGACCGATCCAAATGCGTGGACATCCAGTACATGATCAACCACGACAGCCTCTCGGTTCGGGTCAGCGATCGAGGTGAAGGCTTCGATCCGACGACTGCTCCTAACCCCCTCGATCCGGAAAACATTCTCAAGCCGAGCGGTCGCGGCATCTTTTATATGAAGGCGTTTATGGACGAAGTCGAGTATTCCCCGCGACCGGGCGGCGGCACGGTCGTGCGATTAACCAAGAAGAAGATGAGGCAGGCGGAACCGAAGAATGTTCACCATTAG
- a CDS encoding helix-turn-helix transcriptional regulator gives MMARRAVMDEPLAKLIRALLEGEAEILNSYSRPVAKALGFLADHFHQAVTMQDVASQALVSRSQLYRLFRQEIGLSPLQVLMALRVEKAKSLLSRRRFNVTEVCWAVGFADLRSFERAFKRWVGCTPKAYRKNVLSEPVPAEPEGRRRPP, from the coding sequence ATGATGGCAAGGCGTGCAGTGATGGATGAGCCTCTGGCGAAGTTGATTCGTGCGTTGCTCGAAGGTGAGGCCGAGATATTGAATTCGTATTCGAGACCTGTGGCCAAGGCACTCGGCTTCCTGGCCGATCATTTTCACCAGGCCGTCACGATGCAAGACGTGGCCTCCCAGGCATTGGTGAGCCGATCTCAGCTCTATCGGCTCTTCCGCCAGGAGATAGGCTTAAGCCCCCTGCAGGTGCTGATGGCGCTGCGAGTGGAAAAGGCCAAGTCCCTGCTTTCGAGACGGCGCTTCAATGTGACCGAGGTCTGCTGGGCTGTTGGGTTTGCCGATTTGCGTTCCTTTGAGCGAGCGTTCAAGCGATGGGTCGGCTGCACGCCCAAAGCCTATCGGAAGAACGTGCTGTCTGAGCCCGTGCCCGCGGAGCCAGAAGGGCGCCGGCGGCCCCCATGA
- a CDS encoding shikimate kinase codes for MMRIFLVGFMGSGKTTVGRLLAEKLGFEFVDLDDEISRRAGTTIPDIFERAGEAAFRQMETETLKEIVRRTNIVVALGGGAFVGQENRRLIRQHGVSIWLDCPLSVILARLDGVTDRPLFRTPSQVEALYHRRLPSYALSDIRINAGRVSPEEVVHEILSRLPEYLTGKSS; via the coding sequence ATGATGCGTATTTTTCTGGTCGGCTTCATGGGATCGGGAAAGACGACCGTGGGCCGTCTTCTGGCGGAAAAGCTCGGCTTTGAGTTTGTGGACCTCGACGACGAAATTTCCCGGCGAGCAGGAACAACAATTCCCGATATTTTTGAACGGGCGGGCGAGGCCGCCTTTCGCCAGATGGAGACGGAGACGCTCAAAGAGATCGTTCGCCGGACCAACATTGTGGTCGCCCTCGGCGGTGGCGCGTTCGTCGGGCAGGAGAATCGTCGGCTCATCCGGCAACATGGAGTCTCCATCTGGCTCGATTGCCCCCTATCGGTGATTCTCGCACGACTCGATGGAGTGACGGATCGCCCTTTGTTTCGTACTCCCTCTCAGGTCGAAGCCCTTTATCATCGCCGCCTTCCCAGTTATGCCCTGAGCGACATCCGGATCAACGCCGGAAGGGTAAGCCCGGAAGAAGTCGTTCACGAAATCCTCTCCCGTTTGCCGGAATACCTCACCGGAAAATCTTCTTGA
- a CDS encoding phosphotransferase has translation MKRLDLHRSPTFLKRPGVFSDPLIAASLLIGYTPGVSEEKVHVVSEEMQVIREYAGDFFCTDPEDIAVEKLAGDASTRRYFRLRLPDGTSFVVARYAEPFDPASHPYCDVTALFLAANLPVPDLFDVNGSLGMMLLQDLGDLRLQDWVPRATPGERLRAYRESVDLIIRIQEATQLAFDRGSVASRLAFDEEKLGWELRFFYTHFFETYLRDPLSPGEKEKVLAECEGIARALAALPRVLTHRDFHSRNLMLCNGRQYIIDHQDARLGPASYDLASLLGDPYVVLDQELVEEIFAYFIERKADREGEWARPSRRREFKQEFDLMTVQRLLKATGTYAYQTTVVGNSVYVPYIGRALQRALVALEQVNRFPALHRAVARALDILEQCDGALTGE, from the coding sequence TTGAAACGCCTCGACCTTCACCGATCGCCGACCTTCTTGAAGCGCCCGGGGGTCTTCTCCGATCCCTTGATTGCAGCATCACTTCTGATCGGCTATACTCCCGGCGTGAGTGAGGAAAAGGTCCACGTGGTGTCGGAAGAGATGCAGGTAATTCGGGAGTATGCGGGAGATTTCTTCTGCACCGATCCCGAAGACATCGCCGTCGAGAAGCTCGCCGGGGATGCATCCACCCGACGATATTTTCGTCTCCGGCTCCCGGATGGAACGAGTTTCGTCGTTGCCCGCTACGCAGAGCCTTTTGATCCAGCCAGCCATCCCTATTGTGATGTCACGGCCTTATTCCTCGCGGCAAACCTCCCCGTCCCCGATCTCTTCGACGTGAACGGGTCGCTGGGGATGATGCTTCTTCAAGACCTCGGCGATCTTCGCCTTCAGGACTGGGTGCCCCGCGCGACGCCAGGCGAGCGGCTGCGAGCCTATCGAGAATCGGTGGATCTGATCATCCGCATCCAGGAGGCCACGCAGCTTGCTTTTGACCGGGGATCGGTCGCATCCAGATTGGCCTTTGACGAGGAGAAGCTCGGCTGGGAACTTCGTTTCTTCTACACCCATTTTTTCGAGACCTATCTCCGGGACCCACTCTCTCCGGGGGAGAAGGAAAAAGTCCTCGCCGAGTGCGAGGGGATCGCCCGCGCATTAGCCGCTCTGCCGCGTGTGCTCACGCATCGTGATTTTCATTCGCGCAATCTCATGCTCTGCAATGGTCGGCAGTACATCATTGATCATCAGGACGCTCGTCTCGGTCCGGCCAGCTATGATCTGGCCTCGCTGCTCGGCGACCCCTATGTCGTGCTCGATCAGGAGCTGGTCGAGGAGATCTTTGCTTACTTCATCGAGAGGAAGGCCGATCGGGAGGGAGAATGGGCGCGCCCTTCCCGGCGGCGCGAGTTCAAACAGGAGTTCGATCTCATGACGGTTCAGCGGCTGCTCAAAGCGACCGGGACGTATGCCTACCAAACGACGGTGGTGGGAAATTCCGTCTACGTGCCCTATATTGGCCGTGCGCTCCAGAGGGCACTTGTCGCGCTGGAGCAAGTCAATCGCTTCCCGGCGCTGCATCGGGCCGTGGCGCGTGCTCTTGACATTCTCGAGCAGTGCGACGGCGCGCTCACCGGGGAATAG
- a CDS encoding glycosyltransferase codes for MTARAGRISGFTACDVKVLQVGKFYPPHYGGIETVLHTLCRGLSRHISLRVLVANDAAETTTDVIEGVTVTRVARWGTLAATPICPSFPQALARWEADIYHLHEPNPLATISYLLVKPKGRLVVTFHSDVVRQKILGAAYRLAVHQLLERADRIIVATPHHLACCPVLRSMHRKCVVIPFGVDISKFHREADTERRVERLRARFGDRIVLFVGRLVYYKGVEVLIRAMTQVAGHLLIVGEGPWEKKLRRLARRLSLENKVSFQGEVSSDMLVAYYHACDVFVLPSTHRSEMFGLVQLEAMACGKPVVSTALPTGVSWVNQHNVTGLLVPPGDAVALARAITHLLDDPDRRNRLGEAAQRRVAEEFTADQMIERTLDLYRRLL; via the coding sequence GTGACGGCGAGAGCAGGACGGATCAGCGGCTTCACAGCCTGTGATGTGAAGGTCCTTCAGGTCGGAAAATTTTATCCTCCTCATTACGGTGGGATCGAGACGGTATTGCACACGCTCTGCCGGGGATTGAGTCGGCACATTTCCCTTCGCGTGCTCGTCGCCAACGATGCAGCCGAAACGACGACCGACGTCATCGAGGGCGTGACCGTGACGCGCGTGGCCCGCTGGGGCACGCTCGCAGCAACCCCCATCTGTCCGAGCTTCCCTCAAGCGCTCGCCCGGTGGGAAGCTGACATTTACCATCTTCATGAGCCCAATCCCCTGGCGACAATCTCCTACCTTCTCGTGAAGCCGAAGGGGCGACTGGTCGTGACCTTTCACAGCGATGTCGTGCGCCAGAAAATCCTCGGCGCCGCCTATCGCCTGGCGGTGCATCAGTTACTGGAGCGGGCCGACAGAATCATCGTTGCGACACCGCACCATCTCGCCTGTTGTCCGGTTCTTCGCTCGATGCACCGAAAGTGCGTGGTCATTCCTTTCGGGGTGGACATTTCGAAGTTTCACCGCGAAGCCGATACGGAGCGCCGCGTGGAACGGCTCCGGGCGCGATTCGGCGACCGGATCGTCCTTTTCGTCGGGCGGCTGGTCTACTACAAAGGGGTCGAAGTGCTGATTCGGGCGATGACGCAGGTTGCCGGTCACCTGCTCATTGTCGGTGAAGGACCGTGGGAGAAGAAACTTCGGCGACTCGCTCGACGACTCTCGCTGGAAAACAAAGTGAGTTTCCAGGGGGAAGTCAGTTCGGATATGCTCGTCGCCTACTACCACGCGTGCGACGTTTTTGTCTTGCCCTCAACGCACCGGAGCGAGATGTTCGGTCTGGTTCAGTTGGAAGCGATGGCTTGCGGCAAGCCCGTCGTGAGCACGGCACTACCGACCGGCGTCTCCTGGGTCAATCAGCACAATGTGACGGGATTGCTCGTCCCACCGGGAGACGCAGTGGCCCTGGCCCGCGCGATCACGCATCTGCTCGATGATCCCGATCGGCGAAATCGGTTGGGTGAGGCCGCTCAGCGGCGCGTCGCCGAGGAGTTCACCGCAGACCAAATGATCGAGCGCACTCTCGACCTTTACCGCCGCCTTCTCTAG
- a CDS encoding Uma2 family endonuclease, giving the protein MASEDVLKEIQPRLVTEIAQLWPLQREWTEADYFSLPDTNRLIELSDGELIMPPHPTETHQRVVGRLYRLLVSFVETHNLGIVRFAPLPVRLWQDKIREPDILFVSHAHADRISEQVFGPPDLVAEVISPGTRRIDRDDKFVEYARAGISEYWLVDPEVETIEVYTLQEGAYTLLVKAGPGEKARSHLLGGFEVVVDEVFAR; this is encoded by the coding sequence ATGGCCTCGGAGGACGTTCTCAAGGAAATTCAACCTCGACTGGTCACCGAGATTGCTCAATTGTGGCCCCTGCAGAGAGAGTGGACTGAAGCCGACTATTTTAGTTTGCCGGATACCAACCGACTTATCGAACTCTCCGATGGAGAGCTTATTATGCCTCCCCACCCAACCGAAACCCATCAGCGCGTTGTTGGCCGATTGTACAGATTGTTGGTTTCCTTCGTCGAGACTCATAATCTCGGCATTGTTCGATTCGCACCTCTGCCGGTGCGGCTCTGGCAAGACAAAATCCGCGAGCCGGACATTCTTTTTGTCTCTCACGCCCATGCTGACCGTATCAGCGAGCAGGTCTTTGGTCCCCCGGACTTGGTAGCAGAGGTAATCTCGCCGGGCACACGCCGCATTGACCGGGACGACAAATTTGTGGAATATGCCCGCGCCGGCATCAGCGAGTACTGGTTGGTAGATCCAGAGGTTGAGACCATCGAAGTCTACACCCTTCAAGAGGGCGCCTACACCCTGCTGGTCAAAGCCGGTCCGGGCGAGAAAGCCCGGTCTCACCTGCTGGGGGGATTCGAAGTAGTGGTGGATGAAGTCTTTGCCCGCTAG
- the aroA gene encoding 3-phosphoshikimate 1-carboxyvinyltransferase: MSSTVINPARRIRGEIVPPGDKSLSHRAAMIAALADGTSQVTNFSPCEDCQRTLQCLRALGIAVGQWQTEKGSLVEIAGRGLYGFRPPEGVLDAGNSGSTIRMLSGILAGQPFAATITGDASLRRRPMDRIVHPLRLMGATITACEDRFAPLTIRGGELRPISYHLPIPSAQVKSAILLAGLYAPGVTIVSEPVASRNHTEIMLKEFGADVTTDEGKTSVVGRSGLIPQSYEISGDPSAAAFFIAAAAALRGSELVVRRMLVNPTRTGFFDALKELGVTLDLVRESIVHGERVADVIVRSERESLRQRSEPYLVAGRRIPILIDEIPILAVLATQTRHGVIIRDAHELRAKESDRIRTIVTNLRRMGAHVSEQDDGMIIPGDQKLRGAEIDPAGDHRIAMAFAIAGLLAEGETVIRDSECVAVSFPGFFSVLDHVVER, encoded by the coding sequence ATGTCAAGCACGGTCATCAACCCCGCTCGGCGTATCCGCGGTGAGATCGTTCCACCCGGCGATAAATCGCTCTCGCATCGAGCGGCGATGATCGCGGCGTTGGCCGATGGGACATCGCAGGTCACCAACTTTTCTCCCTGTGAGGATTGCCAACGCACGCTCCAGTGCCTTCGGGCGCTCGGTATTGCCGTTGGTCAGTGGCAGACCGAGAAGGGTTCCCTTGTGGAGATCGCCGGGAGAGGGCTTTATGGATTTCGGCCCCCGGAAGGAGTGCTCGATGCCGGCAATTCGGGATCAACCATTCGGATGCTGTCGGGAATTCTTGCCGGGCAGCCTTTTGCCGCCACGATCACCGGTGATGCGTCGCTGCGACGGCGGCCCATGGATCGCATCGTTCACCCCTTGCGTCTGATGGGAGCCACGATTACGGCCTGCGAGGATCGGTTCGCTCCCCTGACGATTCGCGGAGGCGAATTGCGCCCCATCAGCTACCACCTGCCGATTCCGAGCGCCCAGGTCAAATCAGCCATCCTGCTGGCCGGACTTTACGCCCCAGGAGTGACCATCGTTTCCGAACCCGTGGCGAGCCGAAACCACACGGAAATTATGCTCAAGGAATTCGGCGCTGACGTGACCACCGACGAGGGGAAGACCTCGGTTGTTGGACGATCCGGGCTAATTCCCCAATCCTACGAGATCAGCGGCGACCCTTCGGCGGCGGCGTTTTTCATTGCGGCGGCTGCCGCCCTCAGGGGATCGGAACTGGTTGTGCGGCGGATGCTCGTCAATCCGACGCGCACGGGATTTTTCGATGCGTTAAAAGAGTTGGGCGTAACGCTTGACCTTGTCCGGGAGAGTATTGTTCACGGCGAGCGCGTGGCCGATGTCATTGTTCGGTCGGAGAGGGAGAGTCTTCGGCAGCGTTCCGAACCATATCTTGTCGCGGGGCGACGCATCCCCATCCTGATTGACGAAATTCCCATCCTCGCTGTTTTAGCGACGCAAACGCGTCACGGGGTGATTATCCGCGATGCCCATGAGTTGAGAGCTAAAGAAAGCGATCGCATCCGCACAATCGTTACCAATCTCCGGCGGATGGGAGCGCACGTCAGCGAGCAAGACGACGGGATGATCATCCCCGGCGATCAGAAACTCCGGGGAGCGGAAATTGACCCCGCGGGCGATCATCGCATCGCCATGGCCTTTGCCATTGCTGGACTCCTGGCCGAGGGCGAGACCGTCATCCGAGACAGCGAGTGTGTGGCCGTCTCATTCCCCGGGTTCTTCTCCGTGCTCGATCACGTCGTTGAACGATGA
- a CDS encoding c-type cytochrome, whose product MRKSLMGRLFILCLIVIFLNIALALRDHMPSSRTLTVRRASGDVVASPISFRNAAGQGAEGWKLPANAKETKNPIKATPESVAKGKELYKTNCQMCHGEKGDGQGPMAANLQQKPGNFTDKNLMGKFTDGELFWMISKGKLPMPGYEKTLSKENIWHIVNYIRTFAK is encoded by the coding sequence ATGAGGAAATCTCTCATGGGCCGACTTTTTATTCTCTGTCTCATCGTCATTTTCTTAAACATCGCGCTGGCCTTACGCGATCATATGCCATCGTCTCGCACGCTCACCGTGCGAAGGGCTTCCGGCGACGTGGTGGCCTCTCCCATCTCCTTCCGGAACGCGGCCGGTCAAGGAGCTGAAGGGTGGAAGCTTCCGGCCAATGCCAAAGAGACCAAAAATCCGATCAAGGCTACGCCGGAATCCGTCGCCAAAGGGAAAGAGCTGTACAAGACCAACTGCCAGATGTGCCACGGCGAGAAAGGTGATGGTCAGGGTCCAATGGCCGCGAACCTTCAGCAAAAACCGGGCAATTTCACCGACAAAAACCTCATGGGGAAATTCACCGACGGCGAACTGTTCTGGATGATCAGCAAAGGAAAGCTCCCGATGCCGGGATATGAAAAGACGCTTTCCAAGGAGAACATCTGGCACATTGTGAATTACATCCGAACGTTCGCCAAGTAG
- the hutI gene encoding imidazolonepropionase: MTALLITGARQVVTLAGPARPRRGREMSELGIIEDGALLITDEVIAAVGPRAQVEALAPPDAQRIDAGGGVVLPGLVDAHTHPVFAGDRADEFELRTMGLGYEEIARRGGGILTTVRKTRQASEAELLALASRRLQWFIEHGTTTIEAKSGYGLTVDDELKLLRVIRQLNQRGPLELVPTVLAAHVVPPEYSHDRSLYIRLITESLLPQVAAEGLAEFHDVFCDRGAFTPAETRTLMAAAVEHGLKLRIHAEQWHRTGASRLAAEFRATTADHLEKITDEDILALARSGTIAVLLPGAVFALGGHDYPPARKLIEAGVPIVVATDFNPGTSPTPNMQMVLTLACTQMQMTPAEALTAATINAAYSLDRGHRIGSLEVGKQADVVIMDCSDYRQIPYFFGVNHVARVMKRGRLVHPAP; this comes from the coding sequence ATGACGGCTCTTCTCATCACGGGAGCGCGGCAAGTGGTGACTCTGGCCGGTCCGGCACGTCCCCGCCGGGGACGAGAGATGAGCGAGCTGGGCATCATCGAAGACGGCGCTCTCCTGATCACCGACGAGGTTATCGCTGCGGTTGGCCCTCGCGCTCAAGTCGAAGCCCTCGCCCCGCCGGATGCGCAGAGAATTGATGCGGGCGGCGGAGTCGTGCTGCCGGGACTGGTGGATGCCCATACTCATCCGGTTTTCGCCGGCGACCGGGCCGATGAATTTGAACTCAGAACGATGGGGTTGGGTTATGAGGAGATTGCCCGGCGAGGCGGAGGCATTCTTACGACGGTGAGGAAAACCCGTCAGGCTTCAGAGGCCGAGTTGCTCGCCCTCGCGTCCCGCCGCCTGCAATGGTTCATCGAACACGGCACAACGACCATTGAAGCCAAAAGTGGCTACGGCCTGACCGTTGACGATGAGCTGAAGTTGCTCCGGGTGATTCGCCAGCTCAATCAGCGGGGGCCGCTCGAACTTGTCCCCACGGTGCTGGCGGCGCACGTCGTTCCGCCGGAGTACAGTCACGATCGCTCTCTGTACATCCGGCTCATCACCGAATCGCTTCTCCCGCAGGTGGCTGCCGAAGGTTTGGCCGAGTTTCACGACGTCTTTTGTGACCGGGGAGCCTTCACGCCGGCGGAAACACGGACACTGATGGCTGCTGCCGTCGAGCACGGACTCAAGCTCCGCATCCATGCCGAGCAATGGCATCGCACCGGAGCGAGTCGCCTGGCCGCCGAGTTTCGGGCGACGACTGCCGACCATCTGGAGAAAATCACCGACGAGGACATCCTCGCACTTGCTCGGTCGGGGACTATTGCCGTCCTCCTGCCGGGAGCCGTTTTCGCCCTGGGTGGCCACGATTATCCGCCGGCACGTAAGCTCATTGAGGCCGGTGTGCCCATCGTTGTGGCGACGGATTTTAATCCCGGAACGTCGCCCACACCGAACATGCAGATGGTCCTCACGCTCGCCTGCACGCAGATGCAGATGACGCCTGCCGAAGCGCTCACTGCCGCCACGATCAATGCTGCCTATAGCCTCGATCGAGGCCACCGCATCGGATCGCTGGAGGTCGGAAAGCAGGCGGATGTCGTGATCATGGACTGCTCGGACTATCGCCAGATTCCCTACTTCTTCGGCGTCAACCACGTCGCGCGGGTGATGAAACGAGGACGCCTCGTTCATCCCGCGCCGTGA
- a CDS encoding sugar phosphate isomerase/epimerase family protein, which translates to MEFGLSTHIFFSDRLTPEHLERIRLAGFETTEIFCSCQHFDHHDEEQVAAIVGWLTRHHLRLNSLHSPFYVRLESGERAYLSIASADEEERRRGIAEIAAALRLREMIPFRYLVVHLGATGQRHQRDSAKQARRSLCELIDRAGAQGVTIAVENIPNTLSTSDQLAQLADEFEEIRFCLDTGHAHIEGDVASVARRLGDRIVTTHIHDNFGREDEHLPPYEGSIPWTELLDALVRIPYPGAYMFEVRGGVHLERNLTATIAARSRFTQVIESTRRGDD; encoded by the coding sequence GTGGAATTTGGACTCTCAACGCACATTTTCTTCTCGGACCGACTCACGCCGGAACATCTGGAGCGGATCCGCTTGGCGGGATTCGAGACGACGGAAATTTTCTGCTCCTGTCAGCACTTTGATCACCACGACGAAGAGCAGGTTGCGGCGATCGTCGGCTGGTTGACGAGGCATCACCTGCGCTTGAACTCTCTTCATTCCCCCTTTTATGTCCGGCTTGAATCGGGGGAGCGAGCGTACCTCTCCATTGCTTCCGCAGACGAGGAGGAACGCCGACGGGGCATTGCCGAAATCGCCGCCGCTCTCCGGCTGCGGGAGATGATCCCCTTTCGTTATCTCGTCGTTCATCTGGGAGCGACCGGTCAGCGCCACCAGCGCGATAGTGCGAAACAGGCCAGGCGGAGTCTCTGCGAGCTGATTGATCGGGCCGGAGCACAGGGGGTGACGATAGCCGTCGAGAATATTCCCAATACTCTTTCGACGAGCGATCAACTGGCGCAACTGGCGGATGAATTTGAGGAGATCCGCTTCTGCCTCGACACCGGTCATGCCCACATTGAGGGAGACGTGGCGAGTGTGGCGCGGAGGCTCGGCGACCGGATTGTGACCACTCACATTCACGATAACTTCGGCCGGGAGGACGAGCACCTGCCTCCTTACGAGGGGAGCATTCCCTGGACGGAGTTGCTTGATGCGCTTGTGCGCATTCCCTACCCGGGCGCTTACATGTTTGAAGTTCGCGGAGGCGTTCACCTCGAACGCAACCTGACGGCGACAATCGCCGCCCGAAGCCGGTTTACTCAAGTGATCGAAAGCACGAGGAGGGGTGATGACTGA
- a CDS encoding thioredoxin domain-containing protein encodes MTEQRQPNRLIKETSPYLRQHAYNPVDWYPWCEEAFERARREDKPILLSIGYSACHWCHVMERESFENEEIARLMNELFVNIKVDREERPDLDALYMAAVQAMTGHGGWPMTVFLTPDGVPFFGGTYFPPEDRYGLPGFARVLVGVARTYRERRQDVQQAGRELMAHLRRLHDVAPSPEEPTADLMDLAFAHFSRTFDPDEGGFGGAPKFPPSMAVNFLLRYFHRTGRDEAREMVERTLQKMARGGIYDQLGGGFHRYATDARWLVPHFEKMLYDNALLARAYLAAYQATGNPLYRRIVEETLDYVIREMTDPSGGFYSTQDADSEGEEGKYFVWTRQEILNILGDAEGDIVCRYFGVTDQGNFEGKNILSIPREKEIVARLEGLSVEQLEEIVERGRRILFAARQKRVPPHRDEKIIVAWNGLMLRAFAEAAAVLESDGYRQVARRNAEFLLSRLRQEKGLLHCFTDGVAKIPAFLDDYACLCDGLLALYEVDFDLRWLKEADALAREMIERFWDPQLGGFFYTSSAHTDVLVRLKDFFDNATPSGNSVAADVLLRLSRLLDREEYREKTTTILRLAREGMSRFPGGFGHLLCVLDALLSPSKEFVLVGEPDAEPTRAMLRVIHRRFLPNKVIVVGRPDDDHAPEVIPLLRGRVPSSEPSGCTVYVCENYTCGMPVVRSEDLEEQLVGTGLQR; translated from the coding sequence ATGACTGAGCAGCGCCAGCCGAATCGCTTGATCAAGGAAACGAGCCCCTATTTGCGTCAACACGCCTACAATCCTGTTGACTGGTACCCCTGGTGCGAGGAAGCATTTGAGCGGGCCCGTCGAGAAGACAAACCGATTCTTCTCAGCATCGGCTACTCCGCCTGTCACTGGTGCCATGTCATGGAGCGGGAATCGTTCGAGAATGAGGAGATCGCCCGGCTCATGAACGAGCTGTTTGTCAACATCAAAGTGGATCGAGAAGAGAGGCCGGATCTCGATGCCCTCTATATGGCGGCGGTTCAGGCGATGACTGGTCACGGGGGATGGCCGATGACCGTTTTCCTCACGCCCGATGGCGTGCCTTTTTTCGGGGGGACATATTTTCCGCCGGAAGATCGTTATGGGCTGCCGGGATTTGCCCGCGTGCTGGTCGGCGTCGCCCGCACCTATCGTGAGCGTCGTCAGGATGTTCAGCAAGCGGGACGCGAGTTGATGGCGCATCTCCGACGGTTGCACGATGTCGCTCCCTCACCCGAAGAGCCGACGGCCGACCTGATGGACCTGGCCTTCGCTCATTTTTCCCGCACGTTTGATCCCGACGAAGGAGGTTTCGGCGGGGCCCCGAAATTTCCCCCCTCGATGGCGGTGAATTTTCTCCTTCGCTATTTCCACCGGACGGGGCGCGATGAGGCCCGTGAGATGGTCGAACGAACGCTTCAGAAGATGGCACGGGGTGGCATTTATGATCAGTTGGGCGGCGGCTTCCACCGCTATGCCACGGATGCCCGCTGGCTCGTCCCCCATTTTGAGAAGATGCTCTATGACAACGCGCTTCTGGCCCGCGCCTATCTCGCGGCATACCAAGCGACGGGAAACCCGCTCTATCGGCGCATCGTCGAGGAGACCCTCGACTATGTCATCCGGGAGATGACCGATCCCTCCGGAGGGTTTTATTCCACTCAGGATGCCGATAGCGAAGGGGAGGAAGGGAAGTATTTCGTCTGGACCCGGCAGGAAATCCTCAACATTCTGGGAGATGCTGAGGGTGACATCGTCTGCCGCTACTTTGGCGTGACCGATCAGGGGAATTTCGAAGGCAAGAACATTCTCTCCATCCCGCGAGAGAAGGAGATCGTGGCCCGACTCGAAGGTCTTTCCGTCGAGCAACTCGAAGAAATCGTCGAAAGAGGACGACGCATTCTTTTCGCCGCCCGTCAAAAGCGCGTTCCACCCCATCGGGACGAAAAAATCATCGTGGCCTGGAATGGCCTCATGCTCCGCGCCTTTGCCGAAGCGGCGGCAGTGCTGGAGAGCGACGGGTATCGCCAGGTGGCCAGGCGGAATGCCGAGTTCCTCCTGTCCCGACTCCGTCAGGAAAAAGGACTCCTCCATTGCTTCACGGATGGTGTGGCGAAGATCCCTGCGTTTCTCGACGATTATGCCTGTTTGTGCGATGGACTGCTCGCTCTGTATGAAGTGGATTTTGATCTCCGATGGTTGAAAGAGGCAGATGCGCTCGCCCGGGAGATGATCGAGCGTTTCTGGGATCCGCAGCTGGGCGGATTCTTCTACACCTCGAGTGCCCATACCGATGTCCTCGTTCGTCTCAAGGATTTCTTCGACAACGCCACACCATCGGGAAACTCCGTCGCTGCGGATGTCCTTTTGAGGCTCAGCCGACTGCTGGATCGTGAGGAGTACCGGGAGAAGACGACGACGATTCTCCGCCTCGCGCGGGAGGGAATGAGCCGTTTCCCCGGTGGATTCGGCCATCTTCTTTGCGTCCTCGACGCCCTGCTCTCACCGTCGAAGGAATTCGTGCTCGTGGGGGAACCGGACGCCGAGCCGACGCGAGCCATGCTGCGAGTTATTCATCGGCGGTTTCTCCCCAACAAAGTGATCGTCGTCGGTCGTCCCGACGATGATCACGCTCCGGAGGTGATTCCTCTGCTTCGAGGTCGAGTCCCGTCCTCCGAGCCGAGCGGATGCACGGTATATGTGTGTGAGAACTACACGTGCGGGATGCCTGTCGTCCGCAGCGAAGACCTGGAAGAGCAACTGGTCGGAACGGGCCTGCAGAGGTGA
- a CDS encoding STAS domain-containing protein: MFTISQRDIGDVTILDLSGRLTIAEGTLPFRDALRSLTDRDRRKIILNFANVTHIDSSGIGELISAYTTLSNREGKLKLLNLPPSIEDVLRITKLLTIFEVFDDEFRAVGSFS, from the coding sequence ATGTTCACCATTAGCCAGCGCGACATCGGTGACGTGACGATCCTCGACCTGTCCGGCCGGCTGACCATCGCCGAGGGAACGCTCCCCTTCCGCGATGCCCTCCGTTCCCTCACCGACCGGGACCGACGGAAAATCATCCTGAATTTCGCCAACGTCACTCATATAGACAGCTCGGGCATCGGCGAGCTTATCAGTGCTTATACAACGCTCAGTAATCGTGAGGGCAAACTGAAACTCCTTAACCTTCCCCCCTCCATCGAAGATGTCCTGAGAATCACGAAACTTCTCACCATCTTCGAGGTCTTCGATGATGAATTCCGCGCTGTGGGAAGTTTTTCCTGA